GGCCGCGGCCAGTCCGGTAAGTATGCGTCGTTTCATGGGATGGGGTCCTTGTCTGGGAAGCGCGTCACTGCCCGTCGTTCAGATGGCAAGCGCTCAGATGGTTGATGGCGATTCCCTTCAGCGTGGGAACCTCGGTACGGCACCGCGGCATCGCATGCGGACAGCGCGGATGGAAATGGCAGCCGCCGGGCGGGTGCAGGGGGCTGGGGATCTCGCCGCGGATGGCGGTATAGGTTTTGTGGCGCGCCTGCAGGGTGGGGGCCTCGGCCAGCAGCGCGCGCGTGTACGGGTGGTTGGGGCGTTCGAAAATATCCGCCACCGGCGCCGTTTCGACGACACGCCCCAGGTACATGATCATGACGCGGTCGGACAGGTGCTCCACCACGCCCAGGTCATGGCTGATGAACAGATAGGTCAGGTTCAGCGCCTCGCGCAGGTCCATGAACAGGTTCAGGATCTGGGCCTGGATGGAAACGTCCAGCGCCGCCACGGCCTCGTCGCAGACCAGCATGGAAGGCTGCACCGCCAGGGCGCGGGCGATGCCGATGCGCTGGCGCTGGCCGCCGCTGAACTGGTGCGGATAGCGATGGCGCAGGGCGGGGTCAAGCCCCGCGCGCTCCAGCTGCGCGCAGACGTAATCGTCGGTCTGCCGTGCGCCGACCAGGCCATGGATGCGCGCGGCCTCGCCGACGATTTCGTCCACGCGCAGGCGCGGGTTCAGGCTGGCATAGGGGTCCTGGAACACCATCTGCACCGCCAGCCGCGCCTTGCGCGCCTGGCGCGCATCCATGTCCGCCGGGCGCATGCCGTTGAACAGCACGTCGCCCGATGTCGGCGGCAGCAGGCCCGCGGCGATGCGGCCCAGGGTGGACTTGCCGCAGCCCGATTCGCCCACCAGGCCCACCACCTCGCCGGGCTGGATGGCCAGATCGACACGGTCCACCGCATGCGTCACGGCGGGCGGCCGCGACCATCCCAGCGACTGCAGCAGCCGGCCGGCCGGGCCGGTCCTGCGTTCGCCGAAACGCTTGCTGACCTGGCGCAGTTCGATCAGGGGCGCATTCATCCGGCGGCCCTCCCGGCGCCGGCCGATACGGCGCCCGCGTCGTCGGCAGGCGCGGCGGCAAGCGGATGGAAGCACCGCGCCGCGCGGCCCGGCAGGGGCGACGTCAGCGCGGGCGGCTGACCGCATACCGCGTCGGCGCGCGGGCAGCGCGAAGCGAAGGCGCAGCCGGGCGGCAGCGTCAGCAGGTTGGGCGTCATGCCCGGGATCTGGCGCAGGCGCTGCCCGCGCCGGTTGTTGCGGGGCAGGCTGGCGATCAGGCCGGCGGTATAGGGATGCAGCGGATGGTCCAGCACGTCGTCCACCGGACCCTGCTCGACGATGCGGCCCGCATACATCACGGCGATTTCGTCGGCCAGTCCCGCCACCACCGACAGGTCGTGCGTGATCCATATCAGCGACGTGCCATGCTGGCGGGCCAGCTTCTGCACCTCGGACAGGATCTGGGCCTGGATGGTGACGTCCAGCGCGGTGGTCGGTTCGTCGGCGATGATCAGGTCGGGCCGGTGCAGCATGGCGATGGCAATCGCCACGCGCTGGCGCATGCCGCCGGATAGCTGGTGCGGATAGGCGAGCAGGCGTTCCTCCGGGCTGGGAATGCCCATCATGCCCAGCGTGTCGCGCGCCAGCGCGCGGGCTTGCGCGCGGCTGACGCGCCGATGCGCGCGCACCGCCTCGATCATCTGCGCGTCCACGCGCAAGACGGGATTGAGCGTCATCATCGGGTCCTGGAACACCATGGCGATGCGGTTGCCCTGCAGGGCGCGCAGTTCGCGCGCGGGCATGCCGACCAGATCGCGGCCCTGGAAAAGAATCCGGCCGCCGACGATGCGGCCCGGCGGGTCGACCAGCCCCATGATGGAAAAGCCCGTGACGGATTTGCCGGAGCCGGACTCCCCCACCAGTCCCAGGATGCGGCCGCGTTCGAGCGTGAACGACACATCGTCCACGGCGGGCAGCACGCCGGCGCGGGTATGGAAGTGGGTGCGCAGGTTGCGCACTTCGAGCGTGGCGGTCACCGGTGCGTCCTTGGATTGAGCACGTCGCGCAGGCGGTCGCCCACCAGGTTGATGGCGACGATGGTAATGAGCAGCGCAATGCCGGGATAGAAGCTGATCCAGTACTGGCCGGACAGCATGGTCTGGTATCCGTTCGAAATCAGCAGCCCCAGGGAAGGTTCGGTCACGGGCACGCCCAGGCCAAGAAAACTCAGGGTCGCTTCCAGCGTGATCGCCCGCGCGATCTGCAGCGTGCCGATGACGATGAGCGGCGGCAGGCAGTTGGGCAGGATGTGCCGCAGCATGATGCGCCATGGCGGAATGTCCAGGCAGCGCGCGGCTTCCACGTACTCGCGGCGGCGTTCGACCAGCGCCTGACCGCGCGCGGTGCGCGCGTAATAGGCCCACTCCAGTATCACCAGCGTCAGGACGACGTTGCCCACGCCCTTGCCCAGGTAGGCCAGGATCATCATCGCCACCAGGATGGAAGGGAAGGAGAGCAGCAGGTCCACGGTGCGCATGATCAGCGCGTCGACACGGCCGCCGGCGTAGGCGGCGAGCAGTCCCAGCAGCGTGCCGGCGATGCCGGCGATCAGCGCCGAACCCACGCCCACCATCAGGCTGATGCGCAGCCCGTAAAGAATGCCGGAATACAGGTCGCGGCCCTGGCCGTCCGTGCCGAGCAGGTAATGAAAGGTGCCGGCGCCGTTGGCCGAGCCCGGCGGCAGCCGCGCGTCCAGCACGTCGAGCTGCAGCAGGTCGTAGGGGTTCTGCGGCGTGATCCACGGCGCCAGCACGGCGGCCAGGATCAGGGCGACGGCCACGGCCAAGCCCGCCACCGCGGTTTTCGACGCGAAGAATTCGGCGACATGACGGCGCCACGGCGATTCGCGCCGGAGGGGCGAGGCCAACGTACGACTGCTCATGCCGCCCCCTCCAGCCGCACGCGCGGATCCAGCACTTTGTACAGGATGTCGACGATCAGGTTCAGCAGCACGAACAGACACACCACGACCACCAGATAGGAAACGATCACCGGCCGGTCCAGGGCGTTGATGCTGTCCAGGATCAGCTTGCCGGCGCCGGGCCAGGCGAAGATGCTTTCGGTGACGACGGCGAAGGCGATGGTGGACCCCAGCTCCAGTCCCAGCACCGTGACGAGCGGGATGAGCGTGTTGCGCAATACGTGCACGATGGTCACGCGCAGCGGCGACAGGCCCTTGGCCCGCGCGAACCTGACGTAGTCCTGCGGCAGCACTTCGCGCACGCCGGCACGGGTCAGACGGATCACCAGGGAGATCTTGAACAAGGACAGGTTGATGGCCGGCAGGATCATGTGCCGCAGGCCGTCGGCGGTCAGCCACGACCACTGCACGCCGAACAGGGTCGCCGTCTGCCCGCGTCCGCTGGACGGCAGCCAGCCCAGCGACACGCTGAAGGCCATGATCAGCATCAGGCCCACCCAGAACGTGGGCAGCGAAAAGCCGACGATGCTGCCCGCCATCAATGCCTTGGCGAAGGGACTTTCCGGGTAGAGGCCCGCCAGCAGCCCCAGCGGCACGCCGATGACGATGGCAAGCAGCAAGGCCGCCACCGCCAATTCCAGGGTGGCGGGCAGCCGCTGCAGAATCAGTTCGATCGCCGGCACGTTGTACACGAAGCTATTGCCCAGGTTCCCGTGCAGGGCGCCGGACAGGAAGCCCAGGTACTGGCGCCACAGCGGCTGGTCCAGGCCCAGTTCGGCGATGATGCGCGCCCGGTCGATCTGGTCCACGTCCTGGCCGATCAGAATGTCGACCGGGTTGCCGATGGCGTGCAGGCCGGCGAAGACGATCAGCGTCATCAGCAGGACCACCACGATGGCCTGCGCAAAGCGGCGGGCGAGCCAGGCCGTCATGCGCGCTGCTCCGGCGGCGGCGCGGGCGTCCACTCGTCGCCGTAGACTTCCGGCTCGGCGTAGGCCTGCATGGCCGCGTAATGGTGTTCGACGTCCTCGGCATAGAGCAGGGCGGCGATGCCCTGCGCCAGGCGCCTGGCGCCTTCGCTGATGGCGGGGATGTCGCCGGAAACGGTGCCGTGCGTCAACGCCGCCGGATAGCAGAAGCAGTGCACGCGTTCCAGTCCCGGACAGGCGCCGGGCTCGCGCGGCTGCAGTTCGAAGGCAGGCCCGAGATCCGGCGAGTCGGCCAGCTCCTGGTCTTCCTGCCCGGGCGGCGGCGCGTAGCGGTCCTTCCACAGGCGCACATAGGGCGCGAGCGATGCGAATTCCGGACGGAAAGTCCAGTCGACGCGGAAACCGGTGGCAAAGATCAGAAAGTCCAGGATGAAATCGCCCTTGGGCGTGCGCGCGCGGATGGCGCCGTCTTCCAGCCGCGCCTGCAGCAGCGCGCAGCCCAGGTTGAAGCGCGCGTTGGGATGGCGGGAGACCCGCAGGGTGCTGCCGCGTGGCGGCGGGACCTGCTGCACGTTGATGTAATGCCGGATCTTCCACTTCCAGTCATCCGGCAGCGTCAGGTGTCCGTGGGTCAGGCCGGGATTGCCCGCGCCCTTGCCCTTGTTCACCCGGGGGATGTCCTGGCGGCGTATCAGCAGATCGACGCTGGCGGCGCCCGATTCCAGCGCCGTCGCCGCGCAGTCCATGGCCGACGCGCCCGCGCCCACCACGCCGACGCGCTTGCCGGCCAGCGCGGCATAGTCCAGGTCGTCGGAGGAATGGGCCCAGCGATCGCGCGGCAGGGCGTCGGCCAGGGGCGGCACATACGGGCCGCCCAGGCCGTCGCGGCCGGTCGCCAGCACCACGCGGCGCGCCAGAACCGTGCGGGCGCCATCCGGCGTTTCCATATCCAGGGCGACCAGGCGGTCGGCGCGCGGCCGGACGGCGGTGACGCGATGCCGGTTGCGCACATCCAGGTCCAGCACGCGCCGATACCAGCGCAGATAGTCCATCCACTGCAAGCGCGGAATCTTGTCCAGCGCTTCCCAGGCCTGGACGCCGAACTGCGCTTCGAACCAGGCGCGGAAGGTCAGGGCGGGCAGGCCCAGCGCCGGTCCGGTCAGTTGCTTGGGCGACCGCAGCGTTTCCATGCGCGCGGTCGTGGCCCAGGGACCTTCGTAGCCTTCCGGCGCCCGGTCGAAGATGACGGCGCGCACGCCCAGATGGCGCAGCGAGGCCGCGGCGGCCAGCCCTGCCATGCCGCCGCCGATGATGGCGGCGTCCAGCACGTCCTGGCCATCGGCCTGGCGCGGCGGCACCCACGCCTTGGCCGGCAATTCCAGCCACGACAGGTCCTGGCGCAGGCGGGCTTCCAGCGCGGCCAGGCCGGGCGTCGATGGGGAAGAAGTCGGATCGGACAGGGTCATGATGCGGGCAACTCCGTGGCGGGCGGTTCGTCGCCGTAGATTGATTGCAGAAGGGCGCCATGCTCGCCGGCCTCGTGCTGCCGGAAGCCGGGCAGCAGCGCCCGCGCGGCGTCGGCCAGCGCGGCGGCCAGGGCTTCGATGGCCGGCGTCGGCGGCTTGGCCTGGGGCGTGATGACGCCGAAGAAGAACGGAATGTCGGTATCGATCGGGCGAATGGCCACCCCCGCCGGCGCCGCGCCATATGCGGTGACCGGCTCCAGGACGGACACCCCCAGGCCGGCCCGGACCGCGGCCAGCGCATTGACGGAAGAATTGGTTTCGATCAACCCGCCGGCGAGCTGGCCGTTCGCGCGGGCCAGCGCCTGGTCCA
The sequence above is a segment of the Bordetella genomosp. 9 genome. Coding sequences within it:
- a CDS encoding SidA/IucD/PvdA family monooxygenase, whose amino-acid sequence is MTLSDPTSSPSTPGLAALEARLRQDLSWLELPAKAWVPPRQADGQDVLDAAIIGGGMAGLAAAASLRHLGVRAVIFDRAPEGYEGPWATTARMETLRSPKQLTGPALGLPALTFRAWFEAQFGVQAWEALDKIPRLQWMDYLRWYRRVLDLDVRNRHRVTAVRPRADRLVALDMETPDGARTVLARRVVLATGRDGLGGPYVPPLADALPRDRWAHSSDDLDYAALAGKRVGVVGAGASAMDCAATALESGAASVDLLIRRQDIPRVNKGKGAGNPGLTHGHLTLPDDWKWKIRHYINVQQVPPPRGSTLRVSRHPNARFNLGCALLQARLEDGAIRARTPKGDFILDFLIFATGFRVDWTFRPEFASLAPYVRLWKDRYAPPPGQEDQELADSPDLGPAFELQPREPGACPGLERVHCFCYPAALTHGTVSGDIPAISEGARRLAQGIAALLYAEDVEHHYAAMQAYAEPEVYGDEWTPAPPPEQRA
- a CDS encoding ABC transporter ATP-binding protein, which codes for MTATLEVRNLRTHFHTRAGVLPAVDDVSFTLERGRILGLVGESGSGKSVTGFSIMGLVDPPGRIVGGRILFQGRDLVGMPARELRALQGNRIAMVFQDPMMTLNPVLRVDAQMIEAVRAHRRVSRAQARALARDTLGMMGIPSPEERLLAYPHQLSGGMRQRVAIAIAMLHRPDLIIADEPTTALDVTIQAQILSEVQKLARQHGTSLIWITHDLSVVAGLADEIAVMYAGRIVEQGPVDDVLDHPLHPYTAGLIASLPRNNRRGQRLRQIPGMTPNLLTLPPGCAFASRCPRADAVCGQPPALTSPLPGRAARCFHPLAAAPADDAGAVSAGAGRAAG
- a CDS encoding ABC transporter ATP-binding protein, with translation MNAPLIELRQVSKRFGERRTGPAGRLLQSLGWSRPPAVTHAVDRVDLAIQPGEVVGLVGESGCGKSTLGRIAAGLLPPTSGDVLFNGMRPADMDARQARKARLAVQMVFQDPYASLNPRLRVDEIVGEAARIHGLVGARQTDDYVCAQLERAGLDPALRHRYPHQFSGGQRQRIGIARALAVQPSMLVCDEAVAALDVSIQAQILNLFMDLREALNLTYLFISHDLGVVEHLSDRVMIMYLGRVVETAPVADIFERPNHPYTRALLAEAPTLQARHKTYTAIRGEIPSPLHPPGGCHFHPRCPHAMPRCRTEVPTLKGIAINHLSACHLNDGQ
- a CDS encoding ABC transporter permease, translated to MSSRTLASPLRRESPWRRHVAEFFASKTAVAGLAVAVALILAAVLAPWITPQNPYDLLQLDVLDARLPPGSANGAGTFHYLLGTDGQGRDLYSGILYGLRISLMVGVGSALIAGIAGTLLGLLAAYAGGRVDALIMRTVDLLLSFPSILVAMMILAYLGKGVGNVVLTLVILEWAYYARTARGQALVERRREYVEAARCLDIPPWRIMLRHILPNCLPPLIVIGTLQIARAITLEATLSFLGLGVPVTEPSLGLLISNGYQTMLSGQYWISFYPGIALLITIVAINLVGDRLRDVLNPRTHR
- a CDS encoding ABC transporter permease — encoded protein: MTAWLARRFAQAIVVVLLMTLIVFAGLHAIGNPVDILIGQDVDQIDRARIIAELGLDQPLWRQYLGFLSGALHGNLGNSFVYNVPAIELILQRLPATLELAVAALLLAIVIGVPLGLLAGLYPESPFAKALMAGSIVGFSLPTFWVGLMLIMAFSVSLGWLPSSGRGQTATLFGVQWSWLTADGLRHMILPAINLSLFKISLVIRLTRAGVREVLPQDYVRFARAKGLSPLRVTIVHVLRNTLIPLVTVLGLELGSTIAFAVVTESIFAWPGAGKLILDSINALDRPVIVSYLVVVVCLFVLLNLIVDILYKVLDPRVRLEGAA